Part of the Triticum urartu cultivar G1812 unplaced genomic scaffold, Tu2.1 TuUngrouped_contig_6921, whole genome shotgun sequence genome, ttttttgagacaaagaAGTGTCTTGATGATTAGTAGTTCATTTTAGTCTGGAcatttgcaaaaaaaaagaagagagagtGAAAGGCAATGGGCTTTGTTGAATATAATTCTACAAATAAAAGTGCTTTAATGAAACTGCTTAAGTGTATCTGTTGACAATTTATTCATAGGAATCATATGCTATGTAATTTACCTCTAAAATATGCAACATTTTCTCTCGGAAGTGCTCATAGGAGTAGAGTGTGCGTGTGTGcattcataggggtgagtgtatgcgcgtttGTATGATCGCTTGCGTccgtactgtgttaaaaaaaatGCAACATTTTCTCGAGGTAGTTTTTGGGGGACAGTTTATACCCTTCTAGAGCAATCATGAAAATTCTAATTTTTTTTGAGACAATCATGAAAATTCtagtttttttttgagacaaatcATGAAAATTCTAGTGTTATATCTCGAGGCGACCTCAGCTTGGCCCACGTAGCATGACTAACCCTAATACCCTGATGGCCCAGCTAGCCCACCATTCCATCACACGGCCCATAACCTAGCTCCTCTGCAGTATAAATTCCCGTCCGCCTGCTCTCACGCACCCCGCCTCCAGAAAAACCCTAGCCCTCGCAGCCGCAGCGGCGCGCACACCTCTCCCTCCTTCCTGAAGacagcgccgccgccggccaGAGCACAGGATGGCGACCGTCCCCGCTCCCGCAGCCGAGACCGCGGCCTCCACGGCGCGCACCGTGAAGGATGTCAACCCCCACGAGTTCGTCAAGGCCTACTCCGCGCACCTCAAGCGCTCCGGCAAGGTAACGCAATTCAGTTCTCGTTAGATCCGTCGCTAGGGTAGCTTCCTTTTGGGGATTTGTAGCGGGAGGCCTCCTCTTGTCAGGATCTTACCGCCATGCCTCGCTATTTCATATGCGGTCCAGCGTACAATCGTTCGTTTCCAAATGAATCCTGAATAGTCCTGCTTCGTTAGGTGCACGACGCCCGCCTCGGTGGAAATTTCTTGCATCGTAGGGCTAGTTGTAGCTATTTTAATTTTCGTGGATCACGATTCGTTTCCGCAGTCTACCTCGATTTCATATGCCGCGCTAGTACCCAAGATCGAGTGATCCGACAAGGACATTAATATGTTGGTTTCGTTATTGCAGCTGGTGGATTTCCTTTGTACTCAAGATATGGTATTATGGTTGTTGCCTGTCCACTCCCATATGTGAATGTTATTTAGCGTTCACCTCTTAGCTAGTGTGACTTATCTGATGTTATTTACTTGAGTGTGGTCTAGACGGTTCAACTTTCTTCGGTATCCTAAATATGTTTGTTTAGGGAGCGTTGGAAATTTCTTGTCATGCAATTAGCAATACTTTGTTATAGCAAGTGTACTCACATTAGTGATTTGTGTTACTACATACAATGCCAGTACAGATGCACACACCACAATATTGATTTGATTCAACTTGCAACGCTCTACGGATACTCACTTCCTAGATGATTTATAAGAATGGCACATCAGTTATTGCTAGTTCATGTTACCTTCTTGCATTGCCTGCTTGTATTCTGAGCACTGAAATTGTAATATATGGTTATGCAGATGGAGCTTCCAGAGTGGGTTGACATTGTCAAGACTGCAAGGTTCAAGGAGCTGCCACCTTCTGATGCTGACTGGTACTACATCAGGGCTGGTGAGTACATATTTTCTGCCTGGTTGCATACTTGATTTATTCACATGTAGTATTGATGTCCTTGCCACTCTCTGATTTTTACCTGCCATTTCAAATCATGACAGCCTCCATGGCAAGGAAGATCTACCTGAGGCAGGGAATCGGGATCGGCGGCTTCCAGAAGATCTACGGTGGCCGTCAAAGGAACGGTTCACGCCCACCGCACTTCTGCAAGAGCAGCGGTGCTGTTTCCCGCAACATCCTCCAGGAGttgcagaagatgggcatcattGATGTCGACCCCAAGGGGTAATCTTGTGGCTTCCCTGTGTTCCTGTGGTGGTACCGTCTTCAATTCTATTTGGTTGTAGGTTGCTTATCCTGTGTCTTCACTTTGTGCTGCAGTGGAAGGCTCATCACCTCCCAGGGAAGGCGTGATCTGGACCAGGTTGCCGGAACTGTTCCTGCTGAATTCTGATCAGTTGAAGTCCCCTCTATGCAATCGTGTTTGGTAGTAGAATTTGGCTACAGTTTTGAATTATGATA contains:
- the LOC125531266 gene encoding 40S ribosomal protein S19 — its product is MATVPAPAAETAASTARTVKDVNPHEFVKAYSAHLKRSGKMELPEWVDIVKTARFKELPPSDADWYYIRAASMARKIYLRQGIGIGGFQKIYGGRQRNGSRPPHFCKSSGAVSRNILQELQKMGIIDVDPKGGRLITSQGRRDLDQVAGTVPAEF